A window of the Sphaerobacter thermophilus DSM 20745 genome harbors these coding sequences:
- the nikB gene encoding nickel ABC transporter permease produces MFRYIVRRILAMLPVLFLVSVIVFSLIHLTPGDPAITMLGEEATPEAVAALRAKLGLDQPLPVQYLRWVGSVLQGDLGRSIRSNQPVSEAIAQRLPVTLELAILSVLIGVAIAIPVGIVSAMRRNSPLDTASTGAALLGVSLPNFFLAILLIFIFSVHLRWLPPIGYTPLADGVLDNLKRMLMPAITLGTALSAIVMRMTRSSLLEVLDQDYVRTARAKGLAEMRVIRVHALKNSLIPVATVVGLQIGGLLGGAIITETIFALPGIGRLLVDSIFQRDFPLVQGVVLFTSLAFLVVNLLVDLLYAFLDPRIRYS; encoded by the coding sequence ATGTTCCGCTACATCGTGCGGCGCATCCTGGCGATGCTGCCGGTCCTGTTTCTGGTCAGCGTGATCGTCTTCTCGCTGATCCATCTCACGCCGGGAGACCCGGCCATCACCATGCTGGGAGAGGAAGCGACGCCCGAGGCGGTCGCCGCGCTGCGCGCCAAGCTGGGGCTCGACCAGCCGCTGCCTGTCCAGTACCTGCGCTGGGTGGGCTCCGTTCTCCAGGGCGACCTCGGCCGGTCGATCCGCTCCAACCAGCCGGTCAGTGAAGCGATCGCGCAGCGCCTGCCCGTGACGCTCGAACTCGCCATCCTCTCCGTGCTGATCGGCGTCGCCATCGCGATCCCGGTCGGAATCGTGTCGGCCATGCGGCGCAACTCGCCGCTCGATACGGCGTCCACCGGCGCGGCGCTGCTCGGCGTGTCGCTGCCCAACTTCTTCCTGGCCATCTTGTTGATCTTCATCTTCTCGGTCCACCTGCGCTGGTTGCCACCCATCGGCTACACGCCCCTCGCCGACGGGGTGCTTGACAACCTCAAACGGATGCTGATGCCCGCCATCACCCTGGGGACCGCACTCTCGGCGATCGTCATGCGCATGACCCGCTCATCGTTGCTGGAAGTGCTGGACCAGGACTACGTGCGAACCGCCCGCGCGAAAGGCCTGGCCGAGATGCGCGTGATCCGCGTCCACGCGCTGAAGAACTCCCTGATTCCAGTCGCCACGGTGGTGGGCCTGCAGATTGGCGGCCTGCTCGGCGGGGCCATCATCACCGAGACAATCTTCGCGCTGCCGGGCATCGGGCGCCTGCTGGTCGACTCGATCTTCCAGCGGGACTTCCCGCTGGTGCAGGGAGTCGTGCTCTTCACCTCCCTGGCGTTCCTGGTCGTCAACCTGCTCGTCGACCTCCTATATGCGTTCCTCGATCCGCGGATCCGTTACAGCTAA